A stretch of Rhododendron vialii isolate Sample 1 chromosome 4a, ASM3025357v1 DNA encodes these proteins:
- the LOC131322615 gene encoding uncharacterized protein LOC131322615, producing MAELEEVQETLVEERDELMVSPTGGSPTLRTAYFLKPSVSSSKASFFELPSASLSSNQSLLDLPLRVSFKGWRNPVCKWKAWVEKMHSLHQSTWKKAGVYEAIIGSTYKIPINQEMFLVFGLKWCPETNSFLFPWGETTVTLEDVLVLGGFSVLGNSVLTPLETKEMIDIERKLTDARNRGKPNRTFHQDWLNRFMDSGSEIEHEAFLVLWLSRHVLPRSFYTVGKHVHGIAIHIARGTRIALGPAVLSRIYRNLTLLKEAMGRTREHDVVELDLWAPMQLFQIWAYERFPMLCPKHNALELGEPRMARWDKVKKLSVEDLGSVLDSAGESFIWRPYAISGKSWLFHKFYRKSEEWVLVNPGMDEELESFARFLRVGELVGLDCMEQYLPHRVAMQFGMDQDLPGHVARFNGTPKMAWKNYSKPIGGVKLYIPSRLFESDVTTRYLEWWKQMNFVQKDAAKDVVERKRIFMRWGKCSRRSSHCSRRKEVVKDFSNPPKAADCVGKDRQTPREIAGDKLTGDGKSFPCTKPQTPLSHGTDDEERESQIKPRGSTRCDEVPMGELHRSNDNAATESGAQNQVDNGASAKNNEEQISVSQVPGLEARVSKLEAVFARLKEKRFGLKSA from the coding sequence ATGGCAGAACTTGAAGAAGTACAAGAAACCCTTGTTGAAGAGAGAGATGAGCTCATGGTTTCACCCACAGGTGGAAGCCCAACTCTAAGAACAGCCTATTTTCTCAAACCCTCTGTTTCCTCCAGTAAAGCATCATTCTTTGAGCTTCCTTCagcttctctctcctcaaaccAAAGCCTTCTTGATCTTCCGTTGAGGGTTTCATTCAAAGGGTGGAGAAACCCAGTTTGTAAATGGAAAGCATGGGTTGAAAAAATGCATTCTCTCCATCAATCCACGTGGAAAAAAGCTGGGGTTTATGAAGCCATCATCGGTTCCACCTACAAGATCCCTATAAACCAAGAAATGTTTTTAGTGTTTGGCTTGAAGTGGTGTCCTGAGACTAACTCGTTTCTGTTTCCATGGGGGGAAACCACAGTCACTCTTGAAGATGTTTTGGTTCTGGGAGGTTTCTCTGTCTTAGGTAACTCTGTTTTAACCCCTCTTGAAACTAAAGAGATGATTGATATTGAAAGGAAGTTAACCGATGCGCGAAATCGGGGTAAACCTAATAGAACCTTCCATCAAGATTGGCTGAATAGGTTTATGGATAGTGGGAGTGAAATCGAGCACGAAGCATTTCTTGTGTTGTGGTTATCTAGACACGTTCTTCCCAGGTCCTTTTACACGGTTGGAAAACATGTTCACGGTATAGCAATACATATAGCTAGAGGGACGAGGATTGCTCTTGGCCCGGCTGTTCTGTCACGGATTTACCGCAATTTGACACTGTTGAAAGAAGCAATGGGGAGAACTAGAGAGCATGATGTTGTGGAACTTGACTTATGGGCACCAATGCAACTGTTTCAGATTTGGGCTTATGAGAGATTTCCCATGTTGTGTCCAAAACACAATGCCCTTGAACTCGGTGAGCCGAGAATGGCTAGGTGGGATAAGGTGAAGAAATTGAGTGTCGAGGATTTGGGTTCGGTTCTTGACTCTGCCGGAGAATCCTTCATTTGGAGGCCTTACGCCATTTCTGGGAAAAGTTGGTTGTTTCATAAGTTTTACAGAAAAAGTGAGGAATGGGTGTTAGTTAATCCTGGAATGGATGAGGAGTTGGAATCGTTTGCTCGGTTTTTGAGAGTTGGCGAGTTAGTTGGACTCGACTGTATGGAACAGTATCTCCCTCATCGCGTTGCCATGCAGTTTGGTATGGATCAAGATCTTCCGGGCCATGTAGCTAGGTTCAATGGAACGCCCAAAATGGCATGGAAAAACTATTCCAAGCCTATTGGAGGTGTGAAATTGTACATACCGTCGCGGTTGTTTGAGTCAGATGTTACCACGCGGTATTTGGAGTGGTGGAAGCAAATGAATTTTGTGCAGAAAGATGCAGCCAAGGATGTTGTGGAACGAAAGAGAATTTTCATGAGATGGGGAAAGTGTTCAAGAAGATCTTCACACTGTTCAAGGCGAAAGGAGGTAGTAAAAGATTTCTCAAATCCTCCCAAAGCAGCAGACTGTGTTGGAAAAGATCGACAAACACCAAGGGAAATTGCTGGAGACAAATTGACTGGTGATGGAAAGTCTTTTCCATGCACTAAACCTCAAACCCCATTGTCTCATGGAACTGATGATGAAGAGAGGGAATCTCAGATCAAACCAAGAGGAAGTACTCGGTGTGATGAAGTACCAATGGGGGAATTGCACCGATCTAATGACAATGCAGCAACGGAGAGTGGAGCACAAAATCAAGTCGATAACGGGGCAAGTGCCAAGAACAATGAGGAACAAATTAGTGTTAGTCAGGTGCCTGGACTTGAGGCCAGGGTCAGCAAACTTGAGGCAGTGTTTGCTcggttgaaagagaaaagatttGGCCTAAAATCTGCTTAA